Proteins found in one Sporosarcina jeotgali genomic segment:
- the msrB gene encoding peptide-methionine (R)-S-oxide reductase MsrB, translated as MKEDLKNRLTEMQYHVTQEHGTEPPFRNEFDSHFEDGIYVDVVSGEPLFSSKDKYDAGCGWPSFTKPIEKEEVTEHFDTTHGMRRTEVRSKTADSHLGHVFPDGPGESGTRYCINSAALRFVPVEKFDEEGLGDYKAQFQ; from the coding sequence ATGAAAGAGGATTTGAAAAATCGATTAACCGAAATGCAGTACCACGTAACGCAAGAACACGGAACTGAACCTCCATTCCGCAATGAGTTTGACAGCCATTTTGAAGATGGAATCTATGTAGACGTTGTATCTGGAGAGCCGCTTTTCAGTTCAAAGGATAAGTATGATGCAGGTTGCGGCTGGCCAAGTTTCACGAAGCCTATTGAAAAAGAAGAAGTTACAGAGCACTTCGATACGACACACGGAATGCGCAGAACAGAAGTACGCAGCAAAACAGCAGATTCACATCTAGGACATGTCTTCCCTGATGGTCCTGGGGAATCCGGAACGCGTTATTGCATTAATTCGGCGGCACTCCGCTTTGTTCCTGTTGAAAAGTTTGACGAAGAAGGTCTGGGCGACTACAAAGCT
- the msrA gene encoding peptide-methionine (S)-S-oxide reductase MsrA codes for MKQYATFAGGCFWCMVKPFDKYDGVHSVVSGYTGGDVPNPSYELVCSETTGHREAVQIEFDDEVISYQELLNIFWRQIDPTDSGGQFFDRGESYQTAIFYHSAEQQKEAEQSKLELEKSGKFTKSIATEILPAKPFYLAEEGHQDYYKKNPGHYNRYSAGSGRERFKSENWSE; via the coding sequence ATGAAGCAATATGCAACTTTTGCAGGCGGTTGTTTTTGGTGTATGGTGAAACCTTTTGATAAGTACGATGGCGTCCATTCAGTTGTCTCCGGCTATACTGGCGGCGACGTGCCGAACCCATCGTATGAACTTGTCTGTTCAGAAACAACAGGTCATCGGGAAGCGGTACAAATTGAATTCGACGATGAAGTCATTTCATATCAGGAATTATTGAATATCTTCTGGCGTCAGATTGACCCTACCGACAGCGGCGGACAATTTTTCGATCGAGGAGAGTCTTACCAAACCGCAATTTTTTATCATTCAGCTGAGCAACAGAAAGAAGCTGAACAATCCAAGCTTGAACTAGAAAAGTCAGGAAAATTCACAAAATCAATTGCGACAGAAATATTACCCGCGAAACCGTTTTATTTGGCAGAAGAGGGGCATCAAGATTATTATAAGAAAAACCCAGGACATTATAACCGCTATTCAGCGGGGTCTGGCAGGGAACGATTTAAATCAGAGAATTGGAGTGAGTAA
- a CDS encoding YpmS family protein, producing MNRWKIAFFTLSGMVAAGFAGVLFLLGSTGTSEPLPSTEVIEDGDANLLTVRTTKKDFEGIANTYIREAMKGEKLPVQMKVKDDVILYSELTVFSFTLPVVMHFDPIVQKDGNLILKQSSMELGQLNIPPSTVLKVLRDSVKLPSWMIVRPKEEELFIDLSKVPVAKDVSVRAKSFNLEKDEILLEVSILKK from the coding sequence TTGAACCGATGGAAAATCGCTTTTTTCACTTTATCAGGAATGGTAGCAGCAGGATTTGCAGGTGTTCTCTTTTTACTAGGTTCGACAGGAACCTCAGAGCCGTTACCTTCAACAGAAGTGATTGAAGACGGGGATGCCAATCTCCTGACAGTCCGTACAACAAAAAAAGATTTTGAAGGGATCGCGAATACGTATATTCGGGAAGCAATGAAAGGTGAGAAACTTCCGGTACAAATGAAAGTTAAAGACGACGTAATCCTGTACTCCGAGTTAACGGTTTTTTCCTTTACATTGCCTGTAGTTATGCATTTCGATCCTATTGTCCAAAAAGACGGGAACTTGATCTTAAAACAGTCTTCCATGGAACTAGGTCAATTAAACATTCCACCATCAACCGTTCTTAAGGTTTTACGTGATTCAGTGAAATTACCTTCATGGATGATTGTCCGGCCAAAAGAGGAAGAGCTTTTTATCGATTTATCGAAAGTACCTGTTGCAAAGGATGTATCGGTACGAGCAAAATCGTTCAACCTAGAAAAGGATGAAATCTTACTCGAAGTGTCCATCCTCAAAAAATAA
- a CDS encoding SGNH/GDSL hydrolase family protein, which yields MRRRAWIVLLAFSLVLTGCDQVFRNNAEPFTERRNFEFANWDIPTSFVPRSIHVVGLGDSLTQGVGDEEKKGGYFERVASDLTEWEGISFVETENLAKRGRRSDQLATQLKEADIQASIKDADVIFITIGGNDIMKVLKANLFKLKTKPFYKEMDSYEKRLDEIFGTIRALNPDAPIVMSGLYNPILLITDEVKEFDEIIDDWNAVIENRIELDGNSCFVPVADLFEENTNIVYHTDFFHPNAQGYALMEERYVKYLEEFGLPELFQGEMDR from the coding sequence ATGAGAAGAAGAGCATGGATAGTATTACTTGCCTTCTCATTGGTGCTGACGGGGTGTGATCAGGTGTTCAGAAATAATGCAGAACCTTTTACTGAAAGACGAAACTTCGAGTTTGCGAATTGGGATATTCCAACTAGCTTTGTGCCAAGGTCTATTCACGTAGTTGGATTGGGAGATTCCTTGACTCAGGGTGTGGGTGACGAGGAGAAAAAGGGCGGTTATTTTGAACGGGTAGCTTCAGACCTGACTGAATGGGAAGGGATTTCTTTTGTAGAAACGGAAAACTTGGCAAAACGCGGCCGTCGAAGCGATCAGCTGGCAACGCAGTTGAAAGAAGCTGATATTCAGGCATCTATTAAAGATGCAGACGTGATTTTTATAACCATTGGCGGCAATGATATTATGAAAGTATTGAAAGCCAATTTGTTCAAACTGAAAACAAAACCGTTTTATAAAGAAATGGACAGCTATGAAAAGCGGCTGGATGAGATTTTTGGAACAATCCGTGCACTTAATCCAGATGCCCCTATCGTGATGTCCGGATTGTACAATCCAATCTTGTTAATAACGGATGAAGTAAAAGAGTTTGACGAGATTATTGATGATTGGAATGCAGTCATCGAAAACAGAATTGAATTGGACGGAAACAGCTGTTTCGTTCCAGTAGCAGATTTGTTCGAAGAAAATACAAATATTGTCTATCATACGGACTTTTTCCATCCGAATGCTCAAGGGTATGCGCTGATGGAAGAACGTTATGTAAAATACTTGGAGGAGTTTGGTTTGCCAGAACTGTTCCAAGGGGAAATGGACAGGTAG